The Neisseria yangbaofengii genome contains a region encoding:
- a CDS encoding ferritin-like domain-containing protein — protein sequence MPYSPYALLERALLSDDPDEKSTLANQLFAKIQHIELIDDGTHPPLDFRFAGRPQKPDLVPASAVKPRKMATPQGYGALLHAITHIEFNAINLALDAAYRFRLMPPQFTRDWIQVAKEEVYHFNLMRGRLRHYGFDYGDFEAHNHLWDMAYKTAYDPLLRMALVPRVLEARGLDVTPGIRAKVEQRGDVETCAVLDIIYRDEVGHVQFGNHWYRYLCRERGLEPIALFRRLIARYDMFVFRGYVNIEAREKAGFSAFELAMLEDFEQSLKEGKAV from the coding sequence ATGCCTTACAGCCCTTATGCCTTGCTCGAACGTGCTTTGCTATCCGATGATCCCGATGAGAAAAGCACGTTGGCCAATCAATTGTTTGCCAAGATTCAGCATATCGAATTAATCGATGACGGCACGCATCCGCCTTTGGATTTTCGCTTTGCCGGCCGGCCGCAAAAGCCGGATTTGGTGCCGGCTTCAGCAGTGAAACCGCGCAAAATGGCCACGCCGCAAGGCTATGGCGCGTTGTTGCACGCGATTACGCATATTGAATTTAATGCCATCAATCTGGCCTTGGACGCGGCTTACCGTTTCCGCCTGATGCCGCCGCAGTTTACCCGCGATTGGATTCAGGTGGCGAAAGAAGAAGTTTATCATTTCAATCTGATGCGCGGGCGTTTACGCCATTATGGTTTTGATTACGGCGATTTTGAAGCGCACAATCATTTGTGGGACATGGCTTATAAAACCGCTTACGATCCGTTGCTGCGCATGGCGTTGGTACCGCGGGTGTTGGAAGCGCGCGGATTGGATGTCACGCCGGGTATCCGTGCCAAGGTGGAACAGCGCGGAGATGTAGAAACGTGTGCGGTGTTGGACATTATTTATCGCGATGAAGTCGGCCATGTGCAATTCGGTAATCATTGGTATCGGTATTTGTGCCGTGAGCGCGGTTTGGAGCCGATTGCCTTATTCCGCCGGTTGATTGCACGTTACGATATGTTTGTTTTCCGCGGTTATGTGAATATCGAAGCGCGGGAAAAAGCGGGCTTTAGTGCGTTTGAACTGGCCATGCTGGAAGATTTTGAGCAGAGCTTGAAAGAAGGAAAGGCCGTCTGA
- the trmA gene encoding tRNA (uridine(54)-C5)-methyltransferase TrmA — protein sequence MSAYQQQLNGKIRYLTELFQGFDFPEIQVFESPEQHYRMRAEFRVWHEGDEIFYAMFERGQKAGGASLVRCDQFDAADTAINALMPRLIAAVTEQPILKNRWYAVEFLATLSGEMLVTMIYHKKLDADWEAAAHALQEQLGVWIIGRSRGQKLVLAQDFVTETLRVGRQDFHYRQIEGSFTQPNARVCEKMLAWACESAEGLGGDMLELYCGNGNFTLPLSKQFQRVLATEVSKASVNAALWNIEANQSDNVKIVRLSAEEFTEAYTRNREFRRLQEQGVVLADYRFSTIFVDPPRAGIDDETLKLVAQFDNVIYISCNPETLRSNLEILARTHSIERAALFDQFPFTHHIESGVLLKRK from the coding sequence ATGAGCGCTTACCAACAGCAGTTAAACGGCAAAATCCGCTACTTAACAGAATTATTCCAAGGATTCGATTTTCCCGAAATCCAAGTATTTGAATCGCCTGAACAACATTACCGTATGCGCGCGGAATTTCGAGTGTGGCACGAAGGCGACGAGATTTTTTACGCCATGTTCGAGCGTGGGCAGAAGGCCGGCGGCGCGAGCTTGGTGCGCTGCGACCAGTTTGATGCCGCCGATACCGCCATCAATGCATTAATGCCGCGCCTGATTGCCGCAGTCACAGAACAACCGATTTTGAAAAACCGTTGGTACGCGGTAGAATTTTTGGCCACGCTTAGTGGTGAAATGTTGGTCACCATGATTTACCACAAAAAGCTCGATGCCGATTGGGAAGCCGCCGCGCATGCCTTGCAAGAGCAATTGGGCGTGTGGATTATCGGTCGCAGCCGCGGGCAAAAGTTGGTGTTGGCACAAGATTTCGTTACTGAAACTTTGCGCGTCGGCCGGCAGGATTTCCATTACCGCCAAATCGAAGGCAGCTTCACCCAGCCCAACGCGCGTGTGTGCGAGAAAATGCTGGCATGGGCATGTGAGTCGGCAGAAGGCTTGGGCGGCGATATGCTCGAGCTTTATTGCGGCAACGGTAATTTCACCCTGCCTTTGTCCAAGCAATTCCAACGCGTATTGGCTACCGAAGTATCAAAAGCATCGGTCAACGCCGCGCTGTGGAACATTGAAGCCAACCAAAGTGATAACGTTAAAATCGTTCGGTTGTCAGCCGAAGAATTTACCGAAGCCTACACCCGAAACCGCGAATTCCGCCGCCTGCAAGAGCAGGGCGTGGTGTTGGCCGATTATCGGTTTTCCACCATCTTCGTCGATCCGCCCCGCGCCGGCATTGATGACGAAACGCTGAAGCTCGTGGCGCAATTCGACAACGTAATTTACATTTCCTGCAATCCCGAAACTTTACGCAGTAATCTCGAGATACTTGCCCGAACACACAGCATCGAACGCGCGGCATTGTTCGACCAATTCCCGTTTACGCACCATATTGAAAGTGGTGTGTTGTTGAAACGGAAATAA
- the lolA gene encoding outer membrane lipoprotein chaperone LolA, with the protein MKQQTLLKWIAAVGMGAAVGLAQAGAVDALKKFNSDSDGISGNFSQTVKSKKKTQTTYGTFQILRPGLFKWEYTKPYKQTIVGDGKTIWLYDVDLAQVTKSSQNQAIGDSPAAILSNKTALDSSYTLKEDGSANGIDYALATPKKNNAGYQYIRIGFKGDTLAAMQLKDSFGNETAINFSSLNTKPNLSRNAFKFTPPKGVDVLSN; encoded by the coding sequence ATGAAACAACAAACCCTTTTGAAATGGATTGCAGCTGTCGGCATGGGCGCAGCCGTCGGCTTGGCTCAAGCAGGCGCAGTGGATGCCCTGAAAAAATTCAACAGCGATTCAGACGGCATCAGCGGCAACTTCAGCCAAACCGTCAAAAGCAAAAAGAAAACCCAAACCACCTACGGCACCTTCCAAATCCTGCGCCCGGGTCTGTTTAAATGGGAATACACCAAGCCTTACAAACAAACCATCGTCGGCGACGGCAAAACCATCTGGCTTTACGATGTCGACTTGGCCCAAGTAACCAAATCATCACAAAACCAAGCCATCGGTGACAGCCCTGCCGCGATTTTGTCCAACAAAACCGCGCTCGACAGCAGCTACACGTTGAAAGAAGACGGCTCGGCCAACGGCATTGATTACGCTTTGGCCACTCCGAAGAAAAACAACGCCGGCTATCAATACATCCGTATCGGTTTCAAAGGCGACACCTTGGCCGCCATGCAGTTGAAAGACAGCTTTGGTAATGAAACGGCAATTAATTTCAGCAGTTTGAACACCAAACCCAACTTGTCGCGCAACGCATTTAAATTCACCCCGCCTAAAGGCGTAGATGTGTTAAGCAATTAA
- a CDS encoding porin family protein: protein MKNTKLLAALAAIGVSFVSLEAQAGMVTDAHGNQGYDTAAECDAAVLNGTAKFYESFTHKPALKRAGEASVRTAALKDLGPQYRLGACDLGVGRKLGRDGVSKVLQGKYVPYSPDMAVNVYLDAAGKPVRASMKQCDNWFSGNAPRPVAIPAPKPAPVVAAPVVAAPVVAATQSSGVRPYVFGSVGALRDGVSTSEADYNFDDRDTAAAGQIGVGAQFNDVLGAEVYYQGGDKHKYESIDGLDSVKVRNHTAAARLTAGANVTDKARLFAKAGVAGVQQRAEGDKETKARATAGVGATYDLTDNWAVRADYDHYFKRNGNDGVKWKGADYLGIGAQYKF, encoded by the coding sequence ATGAAAAATACGAAACTTTTGGCCGCTTTGGCTGCAATCGGTGTTTCCTTTGTTTCTCTGGAAGCGCAAGCAGGCATGGTCACTGATGCCCACGGCAACCAAGGCTATGACACGGCGGCCGAATGTGATGCCGCTGTTTTGAACGGCACGGCTAAATTCTATGAATCTTTCACGCACAAACCGGCTTTGAAACGCGCCGGCGAAGCGTCTGTACGCACGGCGGCTTTGAAAGATTTGGGCCCGCAATACCGCTTGGGTGCGTGTGATTTGGGCGTGGGCCGCAAATTGGGTCGCGACGGCGTATCGAAAGTCCTGCAAGGTAAATATGTGCCTTACAGCCCGGATATGGCGGTGAACGTGTATTTGGATGCCGCAGGCAAGCCGGTTCGCGCTTCGATGAAACAATGTGACAACTGGTTCTCCGGCAATGCGCCTCGTCCGGTAGCGATTCCCGCTCCTAAACCGGCTCCGGTTGTTGCCGCACCGGTAGTGGCTGCGCCTGTGGTTGCCGCAACGCAATCAAGCGGTGTGCGCCCTTATGTATTCGGCAGCGTTGGCGCCTTGCGTGACGGTGTTTCAACCAGCGAAGCAGACTACAATTTTGACGACCGTGATACTGCCGCCGCCGGCCAAATCGGTGTAGGCGCACAATTTAATGATGTATTGGGCGCGGAAGTTTACTACCAAGGCGGCGACAAACACAAATATGAATCTATTGATGGCCTCGACAGCGTGAAAGTGCGTAACCACACTGCTGCTGCGCGTCTGACTGCCGGTGCCAATGTCACCGATAAAGCACGCTTGTTTGCCAAAGCCGGTGTGGCCGGTGTGCAGCAACGTGCCGAAGGCGATAAAGAAACCAAAGCCCGCGCAACCGCCGGTGTGGGCGCAACTTACGACCTGACCGACAACTGGGCAGTTCGTGCCGACTACGATCACTACTTCAAACGCAACGGTAATGATGGTGTGAAATGGAAAGGTGCCGACTACTTGGGTATCGGTGCACAATACAAATTCTAA
- the serB gene encoding phosphoserine phosphatase SerB — MPNVLVLQHPDFSRCDLSALHSLNLAGPQHTPHSLRFAVAEDFTLPAAVKTELDRQEIDAAVLPDMAFGDLGLIVSDMDSTLINIECIDEIAAGAGLKEQVAKITERAMRGELDFEQSLRSRVALLKGLDEQFLHDVYANVLQLSPGGEYLLAQCKKHDVKFLLVSGGFTFFTERLQHRFGLEYQFANVLEIIDGRLTGQVLGDVIDAQRKQALLQEYRDKLGLTAGQTLAMGDGANDIPMLEAAGIGVAYRAKPKAQVHADACINFGGLERIRGWFR, encoded by the coding sequence ATGCCAAACGTTCTTGTGCTTCAACACCCCGATTTCTCACGCTGCGATTTAAGTGCATTGCACAGTCTCAATCTGGCCGGGCCGCAACACACACCGCACAGCCTGCGTTTTGCCGTAGCCGAAGATTTTACCCTGCCTGCTGCCGTTAAAACCGAGCTTGACCGCCAAGAAATCGATGCCGCGGTATTGCCCGATATGGCATTTGGTGATTTGGGGCTGATTGTCAGCGATATGGATTCCACATTGATTAACATCGAATGTATTGACGAAATTGCCGCCGGTGCCGGTTTGAAAGAACAAGTGGCCAAAATCACCGAGCGCGCGATGCGCGGCGAGCTGGATTTCGAACAATCCTTGCGCAGCCGCGTGGCGCTGCTCAAAGGCTTGGACGAACAGTTTTTACATGATGTATATGCAAACGTGTTGCAGCTGTCACCGGGGGGGGAATATTTATTGGCACAATGCAAAAAACATGATGTGAAATTCCTGCTGGTTTCCGGCGGCTTTACCTTCTTCACCGAACGCCTGCAACACCGATTCGGCCTTGAGTACCAGTTTGCCAATGTTTTAGAAATCATCGATGGCAGGCTCACCGGCCAAGTATTGGGCGATGTAATAGATGCACAAAGGAAACAAGCGTTGTTACAAGAGTACCGCGACAAACTCGGCTTAACTGCCGGACAAACCTTAGCTATGGGTGATGGCGCCAACGACATTCCTATGCTGGAAGCCGCCGGTATCGGTGTAGCCTATCGTGCCAAACCGAAAGCACAAGTCCATGCCGATGCCTGCATTAATTTTGGCGGATTAGAGCGTATTCGTGGATGGTTCCGCTAA
- the nhaC gene encoding Na+/H+ antiporter NhaC encodes MSGFKSLLDMPRLEAVAVAVLLVAMMGYTIISLGWLPHMSIISAIIALILYGLCRGLEYNDMQNGMIQAINQGMGAVYLFFFIGLMVSALMMSGAIPTLMYHGFGLISPTYFYFSAFALCSVVGVAVGSSFTTCATVGVAFMGIATAFEANLAMTAGAVVSGAFFGDKMSPLSDTTGIAASIVGIDLFEHIKNMMYTTVPAWLISAALMLWVLPRVAIDDLNNIENFRNALEATGLVHLDSLIPFILLAVLAMMRVNAVVSMIFCTIAALVVTYFHSSPDLQQLGAWFFGGYKLEGEQFKDITRLISRGGLESMFFTQTIVILGMSLGGLLFALGVIPALLDIIRNFLTNISRATFSVAATSLGVNILIGEQYLSILLAGETFKPVYDKLGLPQRNLSRTLEDAGTVINPLVPWSVCGVFISQTLSVPVWEYLPFAFFCYLSLILTLVFGWTGLTLTKK; translated from the coding sequence ATGTCCGGTTTTAAATCACTGCTCGACATGCCGCGTTTAGAAGCGGTGGCGGTGGCAGTTTTACTGGTTGCCATGATGGGTTATACCATTATTTCACTTGGCTGGCTGCCGCATATGTCGATTATCAGCGCGATTATTGCCCTGATTTTGTATGGTCTATGTCGCGGTTTGGAATACAACGACATGCAAAACGGCATGATTCAAGCCATCAACCAAGGTATGGGCGCGGTGTATCTGTTTTTCTTTATTGGGCTGATGGTAAGCGCGCTGATGATGAGCGGAGCGATTCCGACGCTGATGTATCACGGTTTCGGCTTGATTTCACCGACTTACTTTTATTTCTCGGCGTTTGCCTTGTGTTCCGTGGTCGGCGTGGCGGTGGGCAGCAGTTTTACCACTTGTGCTACGGTCGGCGTGGCCTTTATGGGCATTGCCACGGCATTTGAAGCCAATCTGGCAATGACCGCCGGTGCTGTTGTGTCGGGTGCGTTTTTCGGCGATAAAATGTCACCTTTATCGGACACGACCGGTATTGCCGCCTCGATTGTCGGCATTGATTTGTTTGAACACATCAAAAACATGATGTATACCACCGTTCCGGCGTGGCTGATTAGCGCGGCCTTGATGTTGTGGGTATTGCCGAGGGTGGCAATTGATGATTTGAATAATATCGAAAATTTCCGCAATGCCTTGGAAGCTACGGGCTTGGTGCATTTGGATTCACTGATTCCGTTTATATTGCTGGCGGTATTGGCCATGATGCGCGTGAACGCAGTGGTGTCGATGATTTTCTGTACCATCGCTGCTTTGGTGGTGACGTATTTCCACAGCAGCCCTGATTTGCAGCAATTGGGTGCATGGTTCTTCGGCGGCTACAAGCTGGAAGGCGAACAATTCAAAGACATTACCCGCCTGATTTCGCGCGGCGGCCTGGAAAGCATGTTCTTCACGCAAACCATCGTGATTTTAGGCATGAGTTTGGGCGGCTTGCTGTTCGCCTTGGGTGTAATTCCGGCCTTGCTCGATATCATCCGAAATTTCCTGACCAACATCAGCCGCGCCACCTTCAGCGTGGCCGCCACGTCTTTAGGGGTGAATATTTTGATTGGCGAACAATATTTGAGTATTCTGCTCGCCGGTGAAACCTTCAAACCGGTGTATGACAAACTCGGCCTGCCTCAGCGCAATTTATCGCGCACGCTGGAAGACGCGGGCACAGTGATTAATCCTTTGGTGCCTTGGAGCGTGTGCGGCGTGTTCATCAGCCAGACTTTGAGTGTGCCGGTATGGGAATACCTGCCGTTTGCCTTCTTCTGTTATTTAAGCCTGATTTTGACGCTGGTTTTCGGTTGGACGGGTTTGACGCTGACTAAAAAATAA
- a CDS encoding HAD family hydrolase: MTQAVLFDLDGTLADTALDLGGALNFVLRANGLAEKTMDEIRPFASHGANGLLKMGVGITPDHADHPQWRQAFLERYDECYADETVLFEGVNDLLRELGQRGLAWGIITNKPAQFTDKLVPKLGFAVSPAVVVSGDTCGVAKPNVKPMLHACEQIGVKPEDCVYLGDAERDMLAAKNAGMKAVLANWGYIAETDDTEAWLQDARIDTPMDLLAIL, translated from the coding sequence ATGACCCAAGCCGTATTATTCGACTTAGACGGCACGCTTGCCGACACCGCGCTGGATTTGGGCGGCGCATTGAATTTCGTATTGCGTGCCAATGGTTTGGCCGAAAAAACAATGGATGAAATCCGTCCGTTCGCCAGCCACGGTGCAAATGGTTTGCTGAAAATGGGCGTAGGTATAACGCCTGATCATGCCGACCATCCGCAATGGCGGCAGGCTTTTCTCGAACGCTATGATGAATGTTACGCCGATGAAACCGTGTTGTTTGAAGGCGTAAACGATTTATTGCGCGAACTCGGCCAACGCGGATTGGCATGGGGCATCATCACCAACAAGCCGGCGCAGTTTACCGATAAGCTGGTGCCGAAGCTCGGCTTTGCCGTGTCGCCTGCGGTGGTGGTGAGCGGGGATACCTGCGGTGTTGCCAAACCGAATGTGAAACCGATGTTGCACGCCTGCGAACAAATCGGCGTGAAGCCGGAAGATTGCGTGTATTTGGGCGATGCCGAACGCGATATGCTGGCAGCCAAAAATGCCGGTATGAAAGCGGTGTTGGCGAATTGGGGCTACATCGCGGAAACCGACGACACGGAAGCCTGGTTGCAAGACGCGCGCATTGATACGCCGATGGATTTATTGGCAATTTTGTAA
- a CDS encoding sugar MFS transporter has translation MSAQTHKGNTPALTVLGSLFFMLGFITCMNDILIPHLKEIFNLTYVQAMLIQFCFFSAYAIMSIPMGYFVEKFGYKTGVIGGFVVAAVGCLLFYPAAGSHSYAVFLGALFILASGIVLLQVAGNPYVTLLAPKGKESTTLTLIQAFNSLATMIAPPLGAMLIFMDATASEAERISSVQTPYLGLAGFMLLLAVAVAMIKLPDARKIAQEETEANHDGKTSVWQYRHMVLGAAGIFCYVGAEVAIGSMMINALEALAGLNHSTGAAYLSIYWGGAMVGRFVGSALMNKIAPNKYLAFNATVAIALIIIAILAGGGAVTMWALLLIGFFNSIMFPTIFSLATKGLGKFTGTASGVICTAIVGGAIVPVVQGWAADTYGLLPSYIVSAICYVYIVFFAVKGYKADEA, from the coding sequence ATGTCTGCGCAAACTCATAAAGGCAATACTCCGGCCTTAACGGTATTGGGTTCTCTGTTCTTCATGCTGGGTTTCATCACCTGCATGAATGATATTTTGATTCCCCATTTGAAAGAAATTTTCAACCTGACTTATGTGCAGGCGATGTTGATTCAATTCTGTTTCTTCAGCGCGTATGCCATTATGTCGATTCCAATGGGCTATTTTGTCGAAAAATTCGGCTATAAAACCGGTGTAATTGGTGGTTTCGTGGTGGCTGCGGTTGGTTGTTTGCTGTTTTATCCGGCTGCCGGCAGCCACTCTTATGCTGTATTTTTAGGCGCATTGTTTATTTTGGCCAGCGGTATCGTTTTGCTGCAAGTGGCGGGTAATCCTTATGTCACCTTGTTGGCGCCAAAAGGCAAAGAATCAACCACTTTGACCCTGATTCAGGCGTTTAATTCATTGGCGACCATGATTGCGCCGCCGTTGGGGGCGATGTTGATTTTTATGGACGCGACTGCTTCTGAAGCCGAGCGCATTTCTTCTGTGCAAACCCCTTACTTGGGTTTGGCCGGCTTTATGTTGCTGTTGGCTGTGGCCGTGGCCATGATTAAGTTGCCGGATGCGCGCAAAATTGCCCAAGAAGAAACCGAAGCCAATCATGACGGCAAAACCAGTGTATGGCAATACAGACACATGGTGCTTGGTGCGGCCGGTATTTTCTGCTATGTAGGCGCAGAAGTGGCCATTGGCTCGATGATGATTAACGCTTTGGAAGCCTTGGCCGGCTTGAACCACAGTACCGGTGCGGCATATTTGTCGATTTACTGGGGTGGTGCAATGGTGGGTCGTTTCGTAGGATCGGCTTTGATGAACAAAATCGCACCGAACAAATATCTGGCCTTTAATGCAACTGTGGCAATTGCACTGATTATTATCGCGATTCTGGCCGGCGGTGGTGCGGTAACCATGTGGGCATTGTTGCTGATCGGTTTCTTTAACTCGATTATGTTCCCGACCATCTTCTCTTTGGCAACCAAAGGTTTGGGCAAATTCACCGGCACCGCTTCCGGCGTGATTTGTACCGCGATTGTGGGCGGTGCGATTGTACCGGTGGTACAAGGTTGGGCGGCCGATACTTACGGCTTGCTGCCTTCTTACATCGTATCGGCAATCTGTTATGTGTACATCGTCTTCTTTGCGGTAAAAGGCTACAAAGCCGACGAAGCGTAA
- a CDS encoding YqaA family protein — protein sequence MSLLYAYIALAFSAFTSATILPGTSEAVFAVFVHQFPCHAWGAWLCAGLFNGLGSMVSYGMGRLLPDKKRPSEKVIRRFERYGTWTLLLAWVPVIGDALPVAAGWLRLNLLKCAVILLIGKLLRYAVILRGMQGVVAA from the coding sequence ATGTCTTTACTCTACGCTTACATAGCCTTGGCTTTTTCTGCCTTCACTTCCGCCACCATTCTGCCCGGCACATCCGAAGCCGTGTTTGCCGTATTTGTACACCAATTTCCTTGCCATGCTTGGGGTGCTTGGTTGTGTGCAGGTTTATTTAATGGATTGGGCAGCATGGTTTCATACGGCATGGGACGGTTATTGCCTGATAAAAAAAGGCCGTCTGAAAAAGTCATCCGCCGGTTTGAACGCTACGGCACATGGACGCTCTTGCTGGCTTGGGTGCCGGTTATCGGCGATGCCCTACCGGTTGCCGCCGGTTGGCTGAGATTGAATCTGCTCAAATGTGCCGTGATTTTATTGATTGGCAAATTATTACGCTACGCAGTAATTTTGCGGGGAATGCAAGGGGTGGTCGCAGCGTAA
- a CDS encoding amino acid aminotransferase — protein MFFDTIQAAPADPILGLGEAFKIETRPEKVNLGIGVYKNAQGETPIVKAVKEAEKRLLDTETSKNYLTIDGVAEYNAQTQILLFGADHEIIANRRAKTAQSLGGTGALRVAAELAKRQLDVKNVWISNPTWPNHNAIFKAVGIEVHDYRYYNAAEHKLDWDGLIEDLSQAEKGDVVLLHGCCHNPTGIDPTPEQWDKLAQMSVEKGWLPLFDFAYQGFGNGLEEDAYGLRSFLKCNKELLIASSYSKNFGMYSERVGAFTVVAENEDTANRVHSQVKTIIRTLYSNPASHGANTIALVLKDAGLKAQWIAELDEMRGRIKAMREKFVELLKAKGATQNFDFIIEQNGMFSFSGLTPEQVDRLKNEFAVYIVRSGRINVAGMTDDNIDYLCESIVKVL, from the coding sequence ATGTTTTTTGATACCATTCAAGCCGCGCCGGCCGACCCGATTTTGGGTTTGGGCGAAGCATTTAAAATTGAAACCCGTCCTGAAAAAGTCAATCTCGGCATCGGCGTGTATAAAAACGCCCAAGGCGAAACCCCGATTGTCAAAGCGGTGAAAGAAGCGGAAAAACGCTTGCTGGACACCGAAACCAGCAAAAACTACCTGACCATCGACGGCGTGGCCGAATACAATGCGCAAACGCAGATTTTGTTGTTTGGTGCAGATCACGAAATCATTGCCAACCGCCGCGCCAAAACCGCGCAAAGCTTGGGCGGCACAGGGGCGCTGCGCGTGGCCGCCGAATTGGCCAAACGTCAGTTGGACGTAAAAAACGTTTGGATTTCCAACCCGACTTGGCCGAACCACAATGCCATTTTCAAAGCCGTCGGCATCGAAGTGCACGATTACCGCTATTACAACGCCGCCGAACACAAGCTGGATTGGGACGGTTTGATTGAAGACTTGAGCCAAGCTGAAAAAGGCGATGTGGTGTTGCTGCACGGCTGCTGCCACAACCCGACCGGTATCGACCCGACTCCTGAGCAATGGGATAAACTGGCGCAAATGTCGGTTGAAAAAGGCTGGTTGCCGCTGTTTGATTTTGCTTACCAAGGCTTTGGCAACGGTTTGGAAGAGGATGCCTACGGTTTGCGCAGCTTCTTGAAATGCAATAAAGAATTGCTGATTGCCAGTTCGTATTCGAAAAACTTCGGTATGTACAGTGAGCGTGTGGGTGCGTTCACCGTGGTGGCGGAAAACGAAGACACCGCCAACCGTGTACACAGCCAAGTCAAAACCATCATCCGAACCTTGTATTCAAATCCCGCTTCGCACGGTGCCAATACCATCGCGCTGGTGTTGAAAGATGCCGGATTGAAAGCGCAATGGATTGCCGAACTCGACGAAATGCGTGGCCGTATCAAAGCTATGCGCGAAAAATTTGTTGAATTGTTAAAAGCCAAAGGTGCGACACAAAATTTTGATTTTATTATCGAACAAAACGGTATGTTCTCATTCAGCGGTTTAACGCCTGAGCAAGTTGACCGTTTGAAAAATGAATTTGCCGTCTATATCGTGCGTTCAGGCCGCATCAACGTGGCCGGCATGACCGATGACAATATCGATTATTTGTGCGAAAGCATTGTGAAAGTGCTGTAA